One genomic segment of Pandoraea sputorum includes these proteins:
- a CDS encoding MarC family protein, with amino-acid sequence MEYTFASATVLLLLITDPFGNIPIFVNALKNVPASRRPRVIVREVLIAFAILLLFMLVGERFLRMMSLTDLSLQLAGGIVLFLIALRMIFPRPDHGSLPDAGEPLIVPLAIPALAGPSALATVMLLVSQQPGRMLEWITALSVTMAVCAVVLLLADRIERWLGSRVVAAFERLMGLILVAISVEMILKGVKVFVHQF; translated from the coding sequence ATGGAATACACGTTCGCGTCGGCCACCGTGCTGTTGCTGCTAATTACCGACCCGTTCGGCAACATTCCCATTTTTGTGAACGCACTGAAGAACGTGCCTGCGAGCCGACGCCCGCGCGTGATCGTTCGTGAGGTGCTGATCGCGTTCGCGATCCTGCTGCTGTTCATGCTGGTGGGCGAGCGGTTCCTGCGCATGATGAGCCTCACCGACCTGTCGTTGCAGCTTGCTGGCGGCATCGTGCTGTTCCTGATCGCGCTGCGGATGATCTTTCCGCGTCCGGACCACGGCTCGCTGCCGGATGCCGGTGAGCCGCTGATCGTCCCGCTTGCGATTCCGGCGCTGGCCGGGCCGTCGGCGCTCGCGACTGTCATGCTGCTCGTCTCCCAGCAACCGGGGCGCATGCTCGAATGGATTACCGCGCTCAGCGTGACGATGGCCGTGTGCGCGGTGGTGCTGTTGCTTGCCGACAGAATCGAGCGATGGCTGGGCTCGCGGGTCGTGGCGGCGTTCGAGCGGCTGATGGGGCTGATTCTGGTGGCGATCTCGGTCGAGATGATCCTGAAGGGCGTAAAAGTCTTCGTCCACCAGTTTTGA
- a CDS encoding proline--tRNA ligase, with protein sequence MKASRFFIGTLKEAPADAEIVSHKLMMRAGMIRRVAGGIYDYLPIGLRSIRKVEAIVREEMNRAGALELLMPAVQPAELWQESGRWEKYGPELLRLKDRHDRDFVVGPTHEEVVTDIARREIKSYRQLPVNFYQVQTKFRDEIRPRFGVMRGREFIMKDAYSFDKDRAGLQVSYQKMFDAYVRIFTRLGLEFRAVVADNGSIGGSGSHEFHVIAETGEDAIAYCPTSDYAANVEMAEALPPQGERPAAAEAMTKTATPGKAKCEAVAELLSIPLARTVKSIVLATDSKDTGTQVWLLLLRGDHELNEIKASKVPGLGELRFATEAEIVEWFGTPPGYLGPIGTKKPVKLVVDRSVAHMSDFVVGANEKDFHITGVNWGRDLPEPEIVADLRNIVPGDASPDGKGEIALCRGIEVGHVFQLGTKYSEAMNATFLDENGKPAPMEMGCYGIGITRILGAAIEQNFDDRGIIWPESIAPFEVVLCPMGYDRSDAVRAAADKLYEDLVAAGIDVILDDRGERPGVMFADWELIGVPHRVVIGDRGLKEGKIEYQGRRDTEAQLLDAASVAEVVTGKVRAAKAV encoded by the coding sequence ATGAAAGCCTCTCGTTTCTTCATCGGCACCCTCAAGGAAGCGCCCGCCGACGCCGAAATCGTCAGCCACAAGCTGATGATGCGCGCCGGCATGATTCGCCGCGTTGCCGGCGGCATCTACGATTACCTGCCGATCGGCCTGCGCTCGATCCGCAAGGTCGAAGCCATCGTCCGTGAAGAAATGAACCGCGCCGGCGCGCTGGAACTGCTCATGCCAGCCGTGCAACCGGCCGAACTCTGGCAGGAGTCGGGTCGCTGGGAGAAGTACGGCCCGGAACTGCTCCGTCTGAAAGATCGTCACGACCGCGATTTCGTCGTCGGCCCGACTCACGAGGAAGTGGTGACCGACATCGCTCGCCGCGAGATCAAGAGCTATCGTCAGTTGCCGGTGAACTTCTATCAGGTGCAGACGAAGTTCCGCGACGAAATTCGTCCGCGTTTCGGCGTGATGCGTGGCCGTGAATTCATCATGAAGGACGCCTATTCCTTCGATAAGGACCGTGCGGGTCTTCAAGTGTCGTATCAAAAGATGTTCGACGCGTACGTGCGCATCTTCACGCGCCTGGGTCTGGAGTTCCGCGCTGTGGTGGCCGACAACGGCTCCATCGGCGGCTCGGGCTCGCACGAATTCCACGTGATCGCCGAGACCGGTGAAGACGCTATCGCCTACTGCCCGACGTCGGACTATGCGGCCAACGTCGAGATGGCCGAAGCGCTGCCGCCGCAAGGTGAGCGTCCGGCCGCTGCCGAAGCCATGACCAAGACCGCGACGCCGGGCAAGGCCAAGTGCGAAGCCGTGGCCGAGTTGCTCTCGATCCCGCTGGCGCGCACCGTCAAGTCGATCGTGCTGGCCACCGACAGCAAAGACACCGGCACGCAGGTCTGGCTGCTGTTGCTGCGTGGCGACCATGAGCTCAACGAGATCAAGGCGAGCAAGGTGCCGGGTCTGGGCGAACTGCGCTTCGCGACCGAAGCCGAAATCGTCGAATGGTTCGGCACGCCGCCGGGCTATCTGGGCCCGATCGGCACGAAGAAGCCGGTCAAGCTCGTGGTCGATCGCAGCGTCGCGCACATGAGCGACTTCGTGGTGGGCGCGAACGAGAAGGACTTCCACATCACCGGTGTGAACTGGGGGCGCGATCTGCCGGAGCCGGAAATCGTCGCCGATCTGCGCAACATCGTGCCGGGCGACGCCTCGCCGGACGGCAAGGGCGAGATCGCCCTGTGCCGTGGCATCGAAGTCGGTCACGTGTTCCAGTTGGGGACGAAGTACTCGGAGGCGATGAACGCCACATTCCTCGACGAGAACGGCAAGCCGGCTCCGATGGAGATGGGCTGCTACGGCATCGGCATCACGCGTATTCTCGGCGCGGCCATCGAGCAGAACTTCGACGACCGCGGCATCATCTGGCCGGAATCGATTGCACCGTTCGAAGTGGTGCTGTGCCCGATGGGTTACGACCGCAGCGACGCCGTGCGGGCTGCCGCCGACAAGCTGTACGAAGACCTGGTGGCCGCTGGCATCGACGTGATTCTCGACGACCGTGGCGAGCGTCCGGGCGTGATGTTCGCGGACTGGGAGCTGATCGGCGTGCCGCATCGCGTGGTGATCGGCGACCGCGGCCTGAAGGAAGGCAAGATCGAGTATCAGGGCCGTCGCGATACGGAAGCCCAGTTGCTCGACGCCGCCTCGGTGGCGGAAGTCGTCACCGGCAAGGTACGCGCCGCCAAGGCGGTCTGA
- a CDS encoding RNA pyrophosphohydrolase: MLDREGFRPNVGIILLNARNEVFWGKRLGEHSWQFPQGGIKYGETPEQAMFRELHEETGLKPEHVKIIGRTRDWLRYEVPDKFIKREVRGHYRGQKQIWFLLRMVGRDCDICLRATDHPEFDAWRWNEYWVPLDAVIEFKRDVYQLALNELSRYLRRSAARAQQDRRRFPRAGARVGEMPPGATDASHEQEDSYGGGDCGDSDGSNTADPAANTGNADSADLQHRRGH, from the coding sequence ATGCTGGACCGTGAAGGCTTTCGCCCGAACGTCGGCATCATCCTCTTAAACGCACGCAATGAAGTGTTCTGGGGCAAGCGGCTGGGCGAGCACTCCTGGCAGTTCCCGCAAGGCGGCATCAAGTACGGCGAAACGCCAGAACAGGCCATGTTCCGAGAATTGCACGAGGAAACCGGGCTAAAGCCAGAACACGTCAAAATCATCGGTCGCACACGCGACTGGCTGCGTTACGAGGTGCCGGACAAGTTCATCAAACGCGAAGTGCGCGGACATTACCGGGGCCAGAAGCAGATCTGGTTCCTGCTGCGCATGGTCGGACGCGACTGCGATATCTGCTTGCGCGCAACCGATCATCCCGAGTTCGACGCCTGGCGTTGGAACGAATACTGGGTGCCGCTCGACGCTGTGATCGAATTCAAGCGCGATGTGTATCAGCTCGCCCTGAACGAACTCTCGCGTTATCTGCGACGCTCGGCTGCACGCGCCCAGCAGGACAGGCGACGGTTCCCACGCGCCGGCGCCCGGGTCGGCGAGATGCCGCCGGGGGCTACGGATGCGTCGCATGAGCAGGAGGACAGCTACGGCGGCGGCGATTGTGGCGACAGTGACGGCAGCAACACCGCCGATCCTGCAGCCAACACCGGCAATGCCGACAGTGCCGACCTTCAGCACCGCCGGGGGCACTGA
- a CDS encoding CNP1-like family protein translates to MRPSIARRAPRLATLVSLAALTLIAACSSVSQPVQDFDEYMAQQEAAKGKWKEAEYKMPTAAPQDADLISFSTLPNATLDYAVDAKSIEVTRDDGVVRYIAVIRSKSGARNVSYEGIHCSSFESRLYATGRPDGTWAPARNSEWRPIQPYGSTAYQGILYRDFLCQDKTPYGSAKDIVQNLRYPTTPAAYR, encoded by the coding sequence ATGCGTCCTTCGATTGCCCGCCGCGCCCCGCGCCTGGCCACGCTTGTCTCTCTGGCTGCTCTGACGCTGATCGCCGCCTGCAGCAGCGTGTCCCAGCCCGTTCAGGACTTTGACGAATACATGGCGCAGCAGGAAGCCGCCAAGGGCAAGTGGAAGGAGGCGGAATACAAGATGCCGACCGCCGCGCCGCAAGACGCCGATCTGATCAGCTTCTCGACCCTGCCGAACGCCACGCTCGACTACGCCGTCGACGCGAAGTCCATCGAAGTCACCCGGGATGACGGCGTGGTGCGCTACATCGCGGTGATCCGCAGCAAGAGCGGTGCGCGCAACGTGTCGTACGAGGGCATCCACTGCTCGTCGTTCGAGTCGCGTCTTTACGCGACCGGTCGTCCGGACGGCACGTGGGCACCGGCACGCAACAGCGAATGGCGTCCGATCCAGCCGTACGGTTCGACCGCGTATCAGGGCATTCTGTACCGCGACTTCCTCTGTCAGGACAAGACGCCTTATGGCTCTGCGAAGGATATCGTCCAGAACCTGCGCTATCCGACGACGCCCGCCGCCTATCGCTAA
- the proB gene encoding glutamate 5-kinase codes for MRSVIADAKRLVVKVGSSLVTNDGRGLDDVAIARWAQQIAALRHGGDGRPPKQVVLVSSGAIAEGMQRLGWVKRPKAIDELQAAAAVGQMGLAQVYETRFAEHGVRTAQILLTHADLADRERYLNARTTLLTLLRLGVVPIINENDTVVTDEIKFGDNDTLGALVTNLIDGDALVILTDQSGLYTADPRKDPDAEFVHEAEAGDERLEAMAGGAGTNIGRGGMLTKILAAKRAATSGAHTVIASGREADVLVRLAGGEAIGTQLVARTAVLTARKQWMADHLQVRGRVVIDAGACKKLMEEGKSLLPIGVIDVEGTFARGEVISCVDEAGHEVARGLSNYSASETRLIRRHPSSDIEQVLGFANEPELIHRDNLILR; via the coding sequence ATGCGTTCGGTCATCGCCGATGCCAAGCGGCTCGTGGTGAAAGTGGGCTCCAGTCTCGTGACCAACGACGGTCGCGGGCTGGATGATGTCGCCATTGCGCGTTGGGCGCAGCAGATCGCCGCGTTGCGGCACGGGGGCGACGGACGTCCGCCAAAGCAGGTCGTGCTCGTGAGTTCGGGGGCGATTGCGGAGGGGATGCAGCGTCTGGGCTGGGTCAAGCGCCCGAAGGCCATCGACGAATTGCAGGCCGCCGCCGCCGTCGGTCAGATGGGCCTCGCGCAAGTCTATGAGACGCGTTTCGCCGAGCATGGCGTGCGTACTGCGCAGATTCTTCTCACGCACGCCGACCTGGCCGACCGCGAACGCTATCTGAACGCGCGCACGACGCTGCTCACGCTGCTGCGTCTGGGCGTGGTGCCGATCATCAACGAGAACGATACGGTCGTGACCGACGAAATCAAGTTCGGCGACAACGACACGCTCGGTGCGCTGGTCACGAATCTGATCGACGGCGATGCGCTCGTCATCCTGACCGACCAGTCGGGCCTCTACACGGCCGATCCTCGCAAGGACCCCGACGCGGAGTTTGTGCACGAAGCCGAAGCGGGGGACGAACGTCTCGAAGCGATGGCGGGCGGTGCGGGCACGAACATCGGCCGCGGCGGCATGCTGACGAAGATTCTGGCGGCTAAACGCGCAGCGACGAGCGGGGCACATACCGTGATCGCGTCGGGTCGTGAAGCGGACGTGCTGGTGCGTCTGGCCGGTGGTGAAGCCATCGGCACGCAACTGGTGGCACGTACTGCAGTCCTGACGGCCCGCAAGCAATGGATGGCCGACCACCTTCAGGTGCGCGGTCGTGTGGTGATCGATGCAGGCGCGTGCAAGAAGCTGATGGAAGAGGGCAAGAGCCTGCTGCCGATCGGCGTGATCGACGTCGAAGGGACGTTTGCGCGTGGCGAAGTCATCTCGTGCGTTGACGAGGCTGGTCACGAGGTCGCGCGCGGTCTGTCCAACTACAGCGCCTCGGAGACGCGCCTCATTCGTCGTCATCCGAGCAGCGACATCGAGCAAGTGCTGGGCTTTGCGAACGAACCCGAACTGATTCATCGCGACAACCTGATCTTGCGCTGA
- the cgtA gene encoding Obg family GTPase CgtA gives MKFIDAARIEVIAGDGGNGSASMRREKFVPFGGPDGGDGGRGGSVLAVADRNINTLIDYRYSKKHLAKDGERGRGSDCYGKGGDDITLRMPVGTIITDMDTGETIADLTEHGQEVVLAQGGAGGLGNIHFKSSTNRAPRQTTPGKPGERRMLQLELKVLADVGLLGMPNAGKSTFISSVSNARPKVADYPFTTLHPNLGVVRTAPGRSFVIADIPGLIEGAAEGAGLGHQFLRHLQRTGLLLHIVDIAPFDEGVDPVADAKAIVLELQKYDEELFQKPRWLVLNKVDMLPEAEREARVADFKERYGWSGPTFEISALTGEGCEKLCLAVQEYLYQQRGAVEEAIEDAAADPRFRAGSATPATDAAPQIPTDDTPKA, from the coding sequence ATGAAATTCATTGACGCAGCGCGAATCGAGGTGATCGCCGGAGACGGCGGCAACGGCTCGGCATCGATGCGCCGTGAGAAATTCGTGCCGTTCGGCGGACCTGACGGCGGCGACGGCGGTCGTGGCGGCAGCGTGCTCGCCGTGGCGGATCGCAACATCAACACCCTGATCGACTATCGTTATTCGAAGAAGCACCTGGCGAAGGACGGTGAGCGCGGTCGCGGGTCGGACTGCTACGGTAAGGGCGGCGACGATATCACGCTGCGTATGCCGGTGGGCACCATCATCACTGACATGGACACGGGCGAGACCATCGCCGATCTGACCGAACACGGTCAGGAAGTGGTCCTCGCGCAGGGTGGTGCGGGCGGTCTGGGTAACATCCATTTCAAATCGAGCACGAACCGCGCACCGCGTCAGACGACGCCCGGCAAGCCCGGTGAGCGCCGCATGCTCCAGCTTGAGCTGAAAGTGCTCGCGGACGTCGGCCTGCTCGGTATGCCCAACGCGGGCAAGTCGACGTTTATCTCGTCGGTGTCGAATGCGCGTCCGAAGGTCGCCGACTATCCGTTCACGACGTTGCACCCCAATCTGGGTGTCGTGCGCACGGCCCCGGGCCGTAGCTTCGTGATCGCCGACATTCCGGGGCTGATCGAAGGCGCCGCCGAAGGGGCGGGCCTCGGCCACCAGTTCCTGCGCCACTTGCAGCGCACCGGTCTGTTGCTGCACATCGTGGATATTGCGCCGTTTGACGAAGGCGTCGATCCGGTGGCCGACGCGAAAGCCATCGTCCTCGAATTGCAGAAGTACGACGAAGAGCTGTTCCAGAAGCCGCGTTGGCTGGTGCTCAACAAGGTCGACATGCTGCCTGAGGCGGAGCGTGAAGCGCGCGTCGCCGACTTCAAGGAACGCTACGGCTGGAGCGGCCCGACCTTCGAGATCTCCGCGCTGACGGGCGAAGGTTGCGAGAAGCTGTGTCTGGCGGTGCAGGAGTATCTGTACCAGCAGCGTGGCGCCGTCGAAGAAGCGATCGAAGACGCCGCCGCCGATCCGCGTTTCCGCGCAGGTAGCGCCACGCCGGCCACCGACGCCGCACCACAAATCCCAACGGACGACACGCCAAAGGCGTAA
- the rpmA gene encoding 50S ribosomal protein L27: protein MAHKKAGGSSRNGRDSESKRLGVKVYGGQAILAGGIIVRQRGTRMHAGENVGIGKDHTLFALADGHVQFAVKGAAKKQVVSVVAAA, encoded by the coding sequence ATGGCACACAAAAAAGCAGGCGGATCGTCCCGTAACGGCCGCGATTCCGAGTCGAAGCGCCTCGGCGTGAAGGTGTACGGCGGTCAGGCAATCCTGGCTGGCGGCATCATCGTTCGCCAACGCGGTACTCGTATGCATGCCGGCGAAAACGTCGGTATCGGTAAGGACCACACGCTGTTTGCACTGGCCGACGGCCACGTGCAATTCGCCGTCAAGGGCGCAGCGAAGAAGCAAGTGGTTAGCGTGGTAGCGGCAGCGTAA
- the rplU gene encoding 50S ribosomal protein L21, protein MYAVIKTGGKQYKVAAGEKLKVEQIPADIGAEITIDQVLAVGEGESIKFGAPLVTGASVKATVVAQGRHPKVKIFKMRRRKHYQKRQGHRQNYTELRIDSING, encoded by the coding sequence ATGTACGCGGTCATAAAAACCGGCGGTAAGCAATATAAGGTTGCTGCTGGCGAAAAGCTCAAAGTAGAACAGATACCGGCTGACATTGGCGCTGAAATCACCATTGACCAGGTTCTCGCCGTTGGCGAGGGCGAATCGATTAAGTTCGGTGCGCCGTTGGTCACTGGGGCTTCCGTCAAGGCTACCGTTGTCGCCCAGGGTCGTCACCCCAAGGTGAAGATTTTCAAGATGCGCCGTCGCAAGCACTACCAAAAGCGTCAAGGCCATCGCCAAAACTACACCGAGCTGCGCATCGACAGCATCAACGGCTAA
- a CDS encoding polyprenyl synthetase family protein, protein MKAVDTLIRHRLASEVVLINQISEYIINSGGKRLRPALLLLVSGALGVTSPARYELAAVIEFIHTSTLLHDDVVDESDLRRGKQTANALFGNAASVLVGDFLYSRSFEMMVSVDNMRVMQILARATNVIAEGEVLQLLNMHDPDVDEARYLQVIKYKTATLFEAATQLAAVLANADAQTEAAVCEYGGRLGTAFQLMDDWLDYAGDTDAMGKNAGDDLREGKPTLPLIHVLQHGTEVERALVREAIENGGTDKFEPILAAIKRTGALDYTLARAQEEADAAARIISTLPSSHYKNSLLELCSYSIARRT, encoded by the coding sequence ATGAAAGCCGTCGATACGCTTATCCGCCATCGGCTGGCCTCCGAGGTGGTCCTGATCAATCAGATCTCGGAATACATCATCAATTCGGGCGGCAAGCGGCTACGCCCGGCACTGCTGCTGCTGGTCTCCGGCGCGCTGGGCGTGACATCGCCCGCCCGCTACGAGCTGGCGGCCGTCATCGAATTCATCCACACCTCGACGCTGCTTCACGACGACGTCGTCGACGAATCGGACCTGCGCCGCGGCAAGCAGACAGCCAATGCGCTGTTCGGCAATGCAGCGTCGGTGCTGGTCGGCGACTTCCTGTATTCGCGTTCGTTCGAGATGATGGTGAGTGTGGACAACATGCGCGTGATGCAGATCCTCGCGCGCGCGACCAATGTCATCGCCGAAGGGGAAGTGCTTCAGTTGCTGAACATGCACGACCCCGACGTGGACGAGGCGCGCTACCTTCAGGTCATCAAGTACAAGACAGCCACGCTGTTCGAAGCTGCAACGCAGCTGGCGGCCGTACTCGCCAATGCGGATGCACAAACCGAAGCCGCTGTCTGCGAATACGGCGGCCGTCTGGGCACTGCCTTCCAATTGATGGACGACTGGCTCGACTATGCCGGCGACACCGATGCGATGGGCAAGAACGCTGGCGACGACCTGCGCGAAGGCAAACCGACACTGCCACTGATTCACGTTCTGCAACACGGCACGGAAGTAGAGCGCGCACTCGTACGGGAAGCCATCGAGAATGGCGGCACCGACAAGTTCGAGCCGATCCTCGCTGCAATCAAGCGCACGGGTGCGCTCGACTACACGCTTGCACGCGCTCAGGAAGAGGCAGATGCTGCCGCACGAATTATTTCTACGCTCCCCTCTTCCCATTATAAAAATAGCCTGCTAGAATTATGTTCTTACTCGATAGCGCGACGCACTTAG
- a CDS encoding HlyC/CorC family transporter has protein sequence MMALNRHRLKHLVRMNVHGARATQGLLSRTEDLLSTILVGNNVINTVVPVLTTSIAVRYFGNDAITLSIATAMIALLIIIFAEIGPKIVGATYPDRIALSVSTPLKPIVAAAKPLVWVLNTFVRGMLRVLRIDTRTAASETRLTTEELRTIVLEAGNYMPTKPRSVLLNLLDLENIAVDDVMVPRARIEALDISAPLDTILSQLETCYHNKLPVYDGDIDRIVGILPVRRTLSALRHPDDLTVDTLRALLVEPYFIPSDTPALRQLQYFQENHRRVGLVVNEYGEVEGLVTTEDIIEELIGEFTTSVPGAGGSRSGWTTDDDCLVGGGVGLRDLNRRLGLHLPTDGPKTLNGLILEVLREIPEASVSLEIDGVRMEIVQIDNQAIKTVRLFKPTARAALHD, from the coding sequence ATGATGGCGCTCAACCGCCATCGACTGAAGCACCTGGTACGCATGAACGTACACGGCGCGCGCGCGACACAGGGATTGCTCTCTCGCACGGAAGATCTGCTCTCGACCATTCTCGTCGGCAATAACGTCATCAACACCGTCGTGCCGGTGCTCACCACGTCCATCGCGGTGCGCTACTTCGGCAACGACGCCATCACGCTGTCGATCGCGACAGCAATGATCGCGCTGCTCATCATCATCTTCGCCGAGATCGGGCCGAAGATCGTCGGCGCGACATACCCTGATCGCATCGCCCTTTCCGTCAGCACGCCGCTCAAACCGATCGTAGCGGCAGCGAAGCCGCTCGTATGGGTGCTCAACACGTTCGTGCGCGGCATGCTGCGCGTGCTACGCATCGATACGCGCACTGCAGCGAGCGAGACACGTCTGACCACCGAAGAACTGCGCACCATCGTGCTCGAAGCCGGTAACTACATGCCGACCAAGCCACGTAGCGTGCTGCTCAATCTGCTCGATCTCGAGAACATCGCCGTCGACGACGTGATGGTGCCGCGCGCGCGAATCGAAGCGCTCGATATCTCAGCGCCGCTCGACACGATCCTCTCGCAGCTCGAAACCTGTTATCACAACAAGCTGCCCGTCTACGACGGCGACATCGATCGCATCGTCGGCATTCTGCCAGTACGTCGTACGCTCTCCGCGTTGCGTCACCCGGACGACCTCACAGTCGATACGTTGCGCGCGTTGCTCGTCGAACCGTATTTCATCCCGAGCGATACCCCCGCCCTGCGACAGTTGCAATACTTCCAGGAAAACCATCGGCGCGTGGGACTCGTGGTCAACGAGTACGGTGAAGTCGAAGGGCTGGTGACGACCGAGGACATCATCGAAGAACTCATCGGCGAGTTCACCACGAGCGTGCCGGGTGCCGGCGGCAGCCGTTCGGGCTGGACGACGGACGACGATTGTCTGGTCGGCGGCGGCGTGGGCCTTCGCGATCTGAATCGGCGACTGGGACTGCATCTGCCGACCGACGGTCCGAAGACACTCAACGGCCTGATTCTGGAAGTGCTGCGCGAGATTCCCGAAGCTTCGGTCAGTCTCGAGATCGACGGCGTGCGTATGGAAATCGTGCAGATCGATAACCAGGCGATCAAAACGGTACGCCTGTTCAAACCGACGGCACGGGCCGCGCTTCACGACTGA